A stretch of the Pelmatolapia mariae isolate MD_Pm_ZW linkage group LG23, Pm_UMD_F_2, whole genome shotgun sequence genome encodes the following:
- the LOC134620426 gene encoding pro-opiomelanocortin-like, with translation MCPVWLLVAVVVVGGAREVVSQCWEHPSCQELSSESNMMECIQLCHSDLTAETPVIPGNAHLQLAVPSDASSPSSQAKRSYSMEHFRWGKPVGRKRRPVKVYTSNGVAEESAEVFPEEMRRRELTNELLAEEGEKAQEMVEEAEEAQQLLNGVQEKKDGSYKMKHFRWSSPPTSKRYGGFMKSWDERSQRPLLTLFKNVINKEGQQQK, from the exons ATGTGTCCTGTGTGGCTTTTGGTGGCAGTAGTGGTAGTGGGCGGGGCCAGAGAAGTAGTCAGCCAGTGCTGGGAGCATCCGAGCTGCCAGGAGCTCAGCTCTGAGAGCAACATGATG GAGTGCATCCAGCTCTGTCACTCTGACCTCACCGCCGAGACCCCCGTCATCCCCGGCAACGCCCACCTCCAGCTCGCTGTCCCATCAGACGCCTCCTCACCTTCTTCTCAGGCCAAGCGCTCCTACTCAATGGAGCACTTCCGCTGGGGGAAGCCCGTTGGCCGAAAACGCCGCCCCGTCAAAGTGTACACCTCCAACGGCGTGGCGGAGGAGTCTGCTGAAGTTTTCCCCGAAGAGATGAGGAGACGAGAGCTCACCAATGAGCTGCTGGCAGAGGAAGGAGAGAAGGCTCAGGAGATGGTCGAGGAGGCGGAGGAGGCGCAGCAGCTCCTGAACGGGGTGCAGGAGAAGAAAGACGGCTCGTATAAGATGAAGCACTTCCGCTGGAGCAGCCCGCCAACCAGCAAACGCTACGGCGGCTTCATGAAGAGCTGGGACGAGCGCAGCCAGAGGCCACTGCTGACGCTCTTCAAGAACGTCATCAACAAAGAAGGACAGCAGCAGAAGTGA
- the LOC134620344 gene encoding protein EFR3 homolog B-like, with the protein MPGTLPRFPSLPRGVTMPALLNSLPRGINPPSLPRGITMPSMPTLPSLPSMPRGVTIPSLPRGMSLPRTAMPAVTEAPRRLLQDCCSVLDHQTPGGLCGCCWALRPRYKRLVDNIFPEDPEEGLVKANMEKLTFFALSAPEKLDRIAAYLSERLTRELNRHRYGYVCIAMEAMEQLLLACHCQSINLLVESFLSTLRLLLEADKPHLHILATNSFVKFANIEEDTPSYHRSYDFFVSRFSEMCHSDHEDLDTRNKIRVSGIRGLQGVVRKTVDDELQVNIWEPRHMEQIVPALLVNLQQHSQNDSGSPAEQTEVCFRELLCRAAYGHINNAIKPVLMHLDSHSLWQGRGFAVQCFQIIMYSIQSQHSHLVIQQLLGHLDANSRSPASVRAGIVEVLSEAAVIEATGSVGPTVLEVFNTLLRQLRQSVDYQLTGYYDNAGKHKTSSIEEKKLQDAVIKTIGSFANTLPIYQRSEVMLFIMGKIPVPGIYPALGSPNSGFEGSRMIQVMLLKSLLQVSEHYESSNLLTALPSSFLEPLLSFTLMEDPEIRLLVLSILTSLIDRRHNASRLTTASVAFDVSSLEMKEDRCSRQDNLFMRKHAQRLYRHVYLASREENSGRSHYQALFTLLAVLSVELANEEVVVDLIRLILALQEMTVSNQECLSVFNRCGIHALCAAFLNLLSQLGPPPTLHQHITQVIESRQKDAPHLLPEVVFCDKPRLPEGELKVDEALLFIHSKICEALAGSSYSAHCERFNTPYTPQLTEEDRLSKRKSIGDAVSLQVDMELPFCPDTPQKPQTEQITFETLKNAIEDRGVVEEEERRKRMEVVERFQTAPFEEIAAHCGARTSLLQSKLNQVFELIIRPPPSPSGHSAPRSTPVYEMKFPDLCVY; encoded by the exons ATGCCAGGGACTCTTCCCAGGTTCCCCAGCTTGCCGCGGGGGGTCACCATGCCGGCACTGCTGAACTCTTTGCCCCGAGGCATCAACCCTCCCAGTTTACCCAGAGGAATCACCATGCCCAGTATGCCCACTCTGCCCAGTTTACCCAGTATGCCCCGTGGCGTGACCATACCCAGCTTGCCCAGGGGGATGTCGCTGCCGAGGACTGCCATGCCGGCCGTAACTGAGGCTCCAAGGCGGCTGCTGCAGGACTGCTGCTCTGTGCTGGACCACCAGACACCCGGAG GGCTGTGTGGTTGCTGCTGGGCCCTTCGGCCACGCTACAAGCGGCTGGTCGACAACATTTTCCCAGAAGACCCTGAG GAAGGGCTGGTGAAAGCCAACATGGAGAAGTTGACCTTCTTCGCTCTGTCTGCTCCGGAGAAGCTCGACCGCATTGCTGCGTACCTGTCAGAGCGTCTGACCAGAGAGCTGAACCGTCACCGCTATGG GTATGTGTGCATAGCGATGGAGGCGATGGAGCAGCTGTTGCTTGCATGTCACTGTCAGAGCATCAACCTGCTGGTGGAGAGTTTTCTCAGCACACTGCGTCTACTGCTGGAGGCTGACAAACCACACCTCCACATACTCGCCACCAACTCT TTTGTGAAGTTTGCAAACATCGAGGAGGACACACCGTCATATCACCGGAGCTACGACTTCTTCGTGTCTCGCTTCAGTGAGATGTGTCACTCTGATCACGAAGACCTTGACACCAGAAACAA gatCCGCGTGTCGGGGATCCGCGGGCTGCAGGGCGTGGTGAGGAAGACGGTAGACGATGAGTTGCAGGTGAACATCTGGGAGCCGCGTCACATGGAGCAGATTGTCCCTGCCCTGCTGGTCAATCTGCAGCAACACTCACAAAACGACAG CGGATCTCCAGCAGAGCAGACAGAGGTTTGTTTCAGGGAGCTGCTGTGCCGAGCTGCTTATGGACACATTAACAACGCTATCAAACCAGTGCTCAT GCACCTGGACAGTCACAGTCTTTGGCAGGGACGAGGGTTTGctgttcagtgttttcagaTCATCATGTACTCTATTCAG TCCCAGCACTCCCACCTGGTCATCCAGCAGCTGTTGGGTCACCTGGATGCCAACAGCAGGAGTCCAGCTTCAGTCAGAGCTGGGATTGTGGAGGTCCTGTCTGAAGCAGCCGTTATAGAAGCGACTGGATCTGTCG GTCCCACAGTGTTGGAGGTGTTCAACACGTTACTGCGACAGCTCAGGCAGAGCGTGGACTACCAGTTGACTGGTTACTATGACAATGCTGGTAAACATAAAACCAGCTCGATTGAAGAGAAAAAACTGCAGGACGCTGTCATTAAAACTATTG GATCCTTTGCCAACACACTGCCTATttaccagaggtcagaggtcatgctGTTCATCATGGGGAAAATTCCTGTTCCTGGTATCTACCCAGCCTTGGGTTCACCCAACTCCGG GTTTGAAGGCAGCAGGATGATACaggtgatgctgctgaagtCTCTCCTCCAG GTGTCGGAGCATTACGAAAGTAGCAACCTGCTGACGGCGCTGCCCTCGTCCTTCCTGGAGCCTCTGCTGTCCTTCACTTTGATGGAGGATCCGGAGATCCGCCTGCTTGTTCTGTCCATCCTCACCTCGCTCATTGACAGACGCCACAACGCCTCCCGGCTCACCACAGCCAG TGTGGCATTTGATGTCTCATCCTTGGAaatgaaagaggacagatgctCTCGACAGGACAACCTGTTCATGAGGAAG CATGCTCAGCGTCTCTACAGACACGTCTACCTGGCCTCTAGGGAGGAGAACAGTGGACGCAGCCACTACCAAGCCCTCTTCACCCTATTGGCTGTTCTAAGTGTGGAACTGGCCAATGAGGAGGTTGTGGTGGATCTGATTCGACTGATCCTGGCTCTGCAG GAGATGACTGTTTCCAATCAGGAGTGTCTGTCAGTGTTTAATCGCTGTGGGATCCACGCCCTCTGCGCCGCCTTCCTCAACCTGCTGTCACAACTTGGCCCGCCTCCAACACTTCATCAGCACATCACTCAG GTGATAGAAAGTCGACAGAAGGATGCTCCTCACCTGCTGCCTGAAGTCGTGTTTTGTGACAAACCCAG acTCCCAGAAGGTGAGCTGAAGGTGGACGAAGCTTTGCTGTTCATCCACTCAAAGATCTGCGAGGCCCTGGCAGGAAGCAGCTACAGCGCACACTGTGAACGCTTCAACACACCGTACACACCTCAGTTAACAG AAGAGGATCGTCTGTCTAAGAGGAAGAGCATTGGAGACGCCGTCTCTCTGCAGGTGGACATGGAACTTCCGTTCTGTCCTGATACACCACAG AAACCTCAGACTGAGCAGATCACCTTTGAGACGCTGAAGAACGCCATTG agGACAGAGGCGTGGtcgaggaagaggagaggaggaagcgGATGGAGGTGGTGGAGAGGTTTCAGACAGCTCCCTTTGAGGAAATTGCTGCCCACTGTGGTGCCAGG ACATCGTTGCTTCAGTCCAAACTCAATCAGGTCTTTGAACTCATCAtacgtcctcctccttctccctctgGACATTCGGCACCTCGATCGACTCCGGTCTATGAGATGAAGTTTCCTGACCTCTGTGTCTATTAA